Proteins encoded together in one Papaver somniferum cultivar HN1 unplaced genomic scaffold, ASM357369v1 unplaced-scaffold_21, whole genome shotgun sequence window:
- the LOC113339256 gene encoding uncharacterized protein LOC113339256, translating to MASSSSRLRSSSSFPNLLFTFLNFILFMLSASSIVPIFLLKNPPTTFGCAIFSISCLSLLSSLVGFYSQLTQCCFVTHITLIFASITGQVLGFLALFTREKSSLKMLHSQRDPKEQMVLVRLECGTLMGMFMMQLCVLVLTCAVHNCWVREYEGLEAEREAVEMKRRWKIARVQEESLANATKLGEIKETEFDEKMKNKYGKWVKTDFEG from the coding sequence atggcttcatcttcttctagacTAAGAAGTTCTTCATCTTTCCCAAATCTTCTCTTCACATTTCTCAACTTCATCCTCTTCATGCTCTCTGCATCTTCAATTGTCCCAATTTTCCTACTAAAAAACCCACCAACGACATTCGGTTGTGCAATTTTCTccatttcttgtctttctcttctctCATCTCTTGTGGGTTTTTACTCTCAACTCACACAATGTTGTTTCGTAACTCATATTACGCTCATTTTCGCTTCGATCACCGGTCAGGTGCTCGGATTTTTGGCTCTGTTTACTCGAGAGAAATCGAGTCTGAAAATGTTGCATTCGCAGAGAGATCCTAAAGAACAGATGGTTTTGGTTAGACTTGAGTGCGGCACTTTGATGGGTATGTTTATGATGCAGTTGTGTGTGTTGGTATTGACTTGTGCTGTTCATAATTGCTGGGTTAGAGAGTATGAAGGGTTGGAAGCGGAACGGGAAGCGGTGGAGATGAAGAGGAGATGGAAGATTGCTAGAGTTCAGGAGGAATCACTGGCTAATGCAACTAAACTTGGAGAGATTAAAGAGACTGAATTTgatgagaagatgaagaacaagtaTGGGAAGTGGGTGAAAACAGATTTTGAAGGCTAA
- the LOC113339255 gene encoding copper-transporting ATPase PAA2, chloroplastic-like codes for MATDLLLRLSLSPTPSATRLNHSRNPVFLRNAQISRQKSSTRRRNSTNFVTIRSKAVEIGSSSTSDANLLKYPQEELEKRGVGGETTVLLDVSGMMCGGCVSRVKSILSADKRVESAAVNILTETAAVKLVMNNIEGNDGGVSIGEELGKRLTDCGFPSKTRNSGMGIDENLKKWKEMNEKKEMMLKESQSRVLIAWALVALCCGSHTSHILHSLGIHVAHGSFLDILHNSYVKAGLAVVALLGPGRDLLFDGVGAFARGSPNMNSLVGFGSVAAFIISAVSLLNPELEWDASFFDEPVMLLGFVLLGRSLEEKARLKASSDMNELLSLVSSQSRLVVTSSEADPSIEDVLSSDAVCVEVPTDNVRVGDTVLVLPGETIPVDGRVLAGRSAVDESMLTGESLPVYKERGLTVSAGTVNWEGPLRIETTTTGSMSTISKIVRMVEEAQGSAAPIQRIADSIAGPFVYSIMTLSAATFAFWYSIGTDIFPDVLLNDIAGPEGNPLLLSLKLAVDVLVVSCPCALGLATPTAILVGTSLGAKQGLIIRGGDVLERLAGIDYVALDKTGTLTEGKPAVSAVASLSYEESEILRLAAAVEKTASHPIAKAIINKAESMNLDIPSTKGQLTEPGFGCLAEIDGSLVAVGAIDWVHKRFEKMSEPSNLMELEDIVKHLSSKGITSSNHSQTIVYVGREGEGVIGAIAISDSLRHDAESTVDRLQKQGIQTVLLSGDREEAVATIAQTVGIGSENVNASLTPQQKSGFISSLQSQGHRIAMVGDGINDAPSLALADVGIALQIESKENAASDAASVILLGNRLSQVVDALDLAKATMAKVHQNLLWAVAYNVVTVPIAAGVLLPGFDFAMTPSISGGLMALSSIFVVTNSLLLQLHEPSKTNHVKDQVSPTIR; via the exons ATGGCTACAGATCTTCTACTAAGACTCTCTCTCTCACCAACACCATCAGCAACAAGACTGAATCACTCCAGAAATCCAGTTTTCTTGAGAAATGCACAAATCTCTAGACAAAAATCATCAACTAGAAGAAGAAACAGCACAAATTTCGTCACAATCAGATCAAAAGCAGTAgaaattggttcttcttcaacttcaGATGCAAATTTACTAAAATACCCTCAAGAAGAACTGGAGAAGAGAGGAGTAGGAGGAGAAACTACAGTACTACTTGATGTATCAGGAATGATGTGTGGAGGTTGTGTATCGAGAGTTAAATCAATATTATCAGCAGATAAAAGAGTTGAATCAGCTGCTGTGAACATCTTGACTGAAACAGCTGCTGTCAAATTAGTCATGAATAATATAGAAGGAAATGATGGGGGTGTGAGTATTGGGGAGGAACTGGGGAAGAGATTGACTGACTGCGGGTTTCCGTCGAAGACCAGGAATTCGGGGATGGGAATTGATGAGAATTTAAAGAAATGGAAGGAAATGAATGAGAAGAAAGAAATGATGTTGAAGGAGAGTCAGAGCAGGGTGTTGATTGCTTGGGCACTTGTGGCTTTGTGTTGTGGATCTCATacttctcatattctgcattcTCTTGGGATTCATGTTGCTCATG GGTCTTTTCTGGATATACTGCACAATTCGTATGTGAAAGCTGGTTTGGCGGTGGTGGCTCTGTTGGGACCAGGGAGAG ACTTGCTATTTGATGGAGTGGGAGCATTTGCTAGGGGTTCACCAAATATGAACTCTCTAGTCGGTTTTGGATCTGTTGCTGCATTTATTATAAGTGCG GTGTCATTGCTGAATCCTGAGCTTGAATGGGATGCATCGTTCTTCGATGAACCG GTCATGCTTCTGGGTTTTGTACTTCTTGGACGATCTTTAGAAGAGAAGGCAAGATTGAAAGCTTCAAGTGACATGAATGAGCTATTA TCCCTAGTGTCATCTCAATCTCGATTAGTGGTTACTTCCTCGGAAGCTGACCCCTCTATAGAGGATGTACTTAGTTCTGATGCTGTCTGCGTTGAAGTCCCTACTGATAATGTTCGAGTTGGAGACACAGTGTTGGTTTTGCCTGGAGAGACGATTCCAGTTGAT GGGAGGGTTTTAGCAGGCAGAAGTGCTGTGGATGAATCCATGCTCACTGGAGAATCtcttcctgtttataaggaaAGAGGACTTACAGTTTCAGCCGGGACAGTGAATTGG GAGGGTCCGTTAAGGATTGAAACCACAACAACTGGCTCTATGTCAACAATTTCCAAGATTGTTCGCATG GTTGAGGAGGCTCAAGGAAGTGCAGCACCTATCCAAAGAATTGCAGATTCAATAGCAGGGCCTTTTGTATACAGTATAATGACATTATCTGCGGCAACGTTTGCTTTCTG GTATTCCATTGGGACAGACATCTTTCCTGACGTGTTGCTGAATGACATTGCTGGGCCAGAGGGAAATCCATTGCTCTTGAGCTTGAAGCTTGCGGTTGATGTCCTG GTAGTTTCTTGCCCTTGTGCATTGGGCCTTGCTACACCCACAGCTATCCTAGTTGGTACCTCACTCG GGGCGAAACAAGGACTTATTATAAGAGGAGGAGATGTTTTGGAACGTTTGGCTGGGATAGACTATGTTGCTTTGGACAAA ACGGGAACTCTGACAGAAGGAAAACCTGCAGTCTCAGCTGTGGCTTCTTTGTCATACGAGGAATCAGAAATTCTTCGTCTCGCAGCAGCAGTCGAAAAAACGGCATCCCATCCCATTGCTAAAGCTATCATAAATAAAGCAGAGTCCATGAATTTGGATATACCTAGCACGAAAGGACAACTAACAGAGCCAGGTTTTGGATGCTTGGCAGAAATTGATGGATCATTGGTTGCGGTTGGTGCAATTGATTGGGTTCACAAACGTTTTGAGAAAATGTCGGAACCATCCAACTTAATGGAGCTGGAAGATATTGTGAAACATCTCTCATCAAAAGGAATAACATCTTCGAACCACTCACAGACAATTGTTTATGTTGGCCGGGAAGGAGAAGGTGTCATTGGTGCCATCGCAATATCCGATAGTTTACGCCATGATGCAGAATCTACTGTAGATAG GCTACAGAAACAGGGGATCCAGACGGTCTTATTATCAGGTGACAGGGAAGAGGCAGTTGCAACCATAGCCCAGACAGTTGGAATAGGAAGTGAAAATGTGAATGCATCTCTCACTCCACAGCAAAAATCTGGTTTTATATCATCTCTTCAGTCTCAGGGTCATCGGATTGCAATG GTAGGAGATGGAATAAATGATGCACCATCTCTTGCTCTTGCTGATGTTGGGATTGCTTTACAAATCGAGTCTAAAGAAAATGCAGCGTCGGATGCAGCATCTGTCATTCTTCTTGGTAACAGACTTTCACAG GTGGTCGATGCGCTGGACCTTGCAAAGGCAACAATGGCAAAAGTCCATCAGAATCTGCTATGGGCAGTTGCATATAACGTTGTTACAGTCCCAATTGCTGCTGGAGTACTACTTCCTGGTTTCGACTTTGCCATGACACCTTCAATATCTG GTGGTTTAATGGCTTTGAGTTCTATATTTGTCGTCACAAACTCACTACTTCTACAACTCCATGAACCATCAAAAACGAACCACGTTAAAGATCAGGTTTCGCCAACAATCAGATAA